TGATGCAGCTTCCCGCTGTTTCGTCCGTTATCCGTTCGAAAAGCGCGAAGGAAATGCGATGATAAAAACCGACAAGCTGGACGACAGCAATGTGGTATCTATCAACGAAGACAGCAAAGGGAATATCTGGGTGGGGACTAATTATGGGGGACTCAACAAGCTCGATGAAAAAACAGGGAAGTTCTCGCACTATAACGACCGTTCTATCGGCATGATGTGCATTACGGCTTTTCTTGAAGATACAAACGGTATCGTCTGGACAGGGTCATACCTGCACGGGCTTTTCAGGATTGATACCAAAACGGGGAAGATAAAAGTGTACCGTCAGGAAGACGGCCTGCTGGCCAATAATGTGCAGGGCATCACCAAAGATAGTGAAGGTAACCTGTGGATTGCGTCCGAAAGGGGACTGACGAGGTTCAATCCCAAAACAGGTAAATTTTTCCCCCTTACCAAAGCCAACGGGCTGCCCGAAAGCCAGTTTATCCGCCCGCCGTTCAAAGACGTCAATGGCGACTTTTTTATGGTGAGCAAGCGGGGCCTTGTTATGTTTAACCCGAAAAACATAAAGCCCAGCCCGATAGCGCCGGCAACCCACATACAATCCATTTCCTACCCCGGCAAAGATGGCGGCAGGCAGGAAACAACATTATACCTCGACGGAAGAGAAGCTCCCGAGCTCAGCTATTATGAAAACCGGCTTACGTTTACGTATATCGGCCTGCATTACGACAACCCGGCGCTTAACAGTTACCGCTATAAGCTGGAAGGCTATGACGATGCATGGATAGAAGCGGGAACACAGCGATCGGCTACTTATACCAACCTTTCTCCGGGAACTTATACTTTCAGGGTGAAAAGCGCTAATGCAGATGGGGTTTGGGACGAAAAAGGCAGCAGCATTACGGTAACTATACTGCCGCCGTGGTGGCGTACCTGGTGGGCCTATGCCTTGTATATCGTGATATTTGGTGTCTTGTTAAGAGGGTATATTGTGTACCGCTCGCGCAAGCTGAAAGCGAAAAACCACGAGCTCGAGGAAAAAGTAGCCCTGCGTACTCGGGAGCTTAACGCATCACTCGAAAGCCTGAAGACAACCCAGTCGCAGCTGATACAGTCCGAGAAAATGGCCTCATTGGGAGAGCTTACCGCAGGCATTGCGCACGAGATACAGAACCCGCTCAACTTTGTAAACAACTTCAGCGATGTGAGTATCGAGCTTTTGGACGAGATGGGCGAAGAGCTGGACAAAGGCGATGTGGAAGAAGCCAAAGCCATTGCTGCCGATGTAAAGCAAAACCTGGAGAAGATAAACCACCACGGCAGGCGGGCAGACAGCATTGTAAAAGGGATGCTGCAGCACAGCCGGGCTTCATCAGGACAGAAAGAAGCAACGGATATTAATGCCCTTGCCGATGAATATTTAAGGCTGGCGTATCATGGATTAAGGGCTAAAGATAAATCCTTCAATGCGGAGCTCATTACCCGTTTCGATGAAAATCTCCCGAAAGTAAATATCATTCCGCAGGATGTTGGGCGTGTATTGCTCAACCTGTTTACCAATGCTTTTTATGCGACGCAGGAGAAAAGTAAACAGTCGCAGTTTTCAGATGCGCCGTATAAGCCGGCAGTAACTGTAACTACACAGCAAAAAGGCAATTCGATAGAAATCATTGTGAAAGACAACGGGACCGGGATTCCCGATGCCATTAAGGATAAGATTTTACAGCCGTTTTTTACCACCAAGCCTACCGGCGAAGGTACCGGATTAGGGCTGAGCCTCAGTTATGATATTGTGGTCAAGGGACATAACGGGAATATTGCTATTGAAAGCGAAGAAGGTGTTTTTACTACCTTTACAATCACCCTTCCAATTTAAAACATGTGCGTATGAAAAGATACCTGATTTATTTGATAGTACTGTTTGCCCTTCCTGTTTTTGCGCAGGACGAATGGCCGGCACCCGTCATACTGAATGACAGCCTGCCCCTCTACCGGGAACTTGACGAAGAGAACTGGCAGCAGGTAAACACCTGGGAAAAAGAAGTCGGCTTTAAGGATGTGCTTACGCCAAAATATTCCGGGTGGTTTAAACCCCCGGAAAGCGCGATAACCAATTTCCAGGTAAAATCGCACGTATGGGTGCGCTACCGTTTAAAAAATACTTCAGCGCATGCGCTGATCATTACATTTTCTGCAAGGCATACCAAAGAGCATATCTATATAAGCAAAAAAGGCAAATGGCAACATTTCAAAAGCGGCGATATGGTATCCTGGAGCGATCGCGACGGCCTTAAGGACCTGTTGGAAGTACCCTATACCCTCGAACCCGGCGAAGAAATTAAGGTGTACCAAAACTTTGGCGATGTCACTTTCTGGTCGAGCCCAACGCCGCGTATAGGTAATTACCTTAAGATCATCGACCGGTATTATAAAGACGCGCCCAACTATACTTCCGAAGATGTCATCGCCTTTGGCTTTTTCGGGTTTATGATATTCGGGGTTATTTTCAACCTGTTCTTTTATTATGTCAACCGGGAAAAAGTGTACCTGGTCTTTGCGTTCATGCTCATATCTTCGGCTTTCCTGATGGCAGAGAATGTTTTTTCTTCCCTGGCCTTTGATGAGCTCAGGAGCGCATATCCTTTCTTTCTTGCCGCAACGATCACTTTCTTTATCATAATGCTATTGCATACGGTGCGCTTCTTCTTCAGGGTGAACATCCATTTCCCCGGATGGGATAAATTCCTGGTATATTTCTCGGTTTACATCGGTATAAGCGGGGCGCTCATTTACCTGTGTATCCTGAACAGGTGGGTTGTTTTGCTCATGATAATCATTGGTATCACATCATTGGCAGGATTTGTATTTATTATAGCTGCTATTGTGATGATCATATCGCTGCTGCGCAAAAAAGACAAGGAAGCCCGATTGTTCGTTATCGCCGCAATGCCGTTTATACTGAGCCCTGTTCTGGACCTTATCCTCCCGTTCGATTTTAACTGGACCATAGCTACCTGCGGTATGTGGACGATACTCGTGCTGTCATGGGGTATGTTCGCGCGGTTCAAGTCATTGCAAACGGCAAATGCCCGGGCCGCCCTTGAAAGGGAAGAAGAGCGCAACAGGCTTATTGCCCAGCAAAAACAGGAGCTTGAAGAACTGGTAAAGGAACGCACGGCAGAGCTGGAGCACTCACTCGAAAACCTGAAACAAACCCAAAACCAGCTTATACAATCCGAAAAGATGGCCTCTCTGGGAGAGCTCACGGCAGGCATTGCCCACGAGATACAAAACCCGCTCAACTTTGTAAACAACTTCAGCGATGTAAGCATCGAGCTGCTGGACGAGATGGAAGAAGAACTCGACAAAGGTGATCTTGCTGAGGTAAAAGCTATTTCGGGCGATATAAAACAAAACCTCGAAAAGATCATGCACCATGGCAAGCGTGCCGACAGCATCGTAAAAGGGATGCTGCAGCACAGCCGCGCCTCATCAGGGCAAAAAGAGCCGACCGACATTAATATACTGGCCGACGAATATTTAAGGCTGGCCTACCACGGGCTTCGGGCAAAGGACAAATCTTTCAATGCCGACCTTATAACCCATTTTGAAGAGGGGCTGCCTAAAGTAAGCATCATTCCGCAGGATGTTGGCCGTGTGTTGCTCAACCTGTTTACCAATGCATTCTATGCTACGCAGCAGAAACAGAAAAGCTTGTTAAATGACAAACAGGGAGAAGCCATAGCCTATAAACCGACATTAATGGTCACCACATTGCAAAAAGGCAATTCAGTTGAGATCATTGTGAAAGATAACGGTACCGGAATACCCGATGCCATAAAGGATAAGATATTGCAGCCCTTCTTTACCACCAAGCCTACGGGCGAAGGTACCGGGCTGGGGCTTTCATTAAGCTATGATATCATCGTAAAAGGACATGGCGGTACCATTGATATTCAAAGTGAAGAAGGTGAAGGGTCTGAATTTACGGTTGCCTTGCCTGCAGGCGGATCGTAGCATTGTTGAACGAATTGAAACGCAGGTTTTTTATCCTGCTGTATAATTGTTACATTAGCAACTTTAGTTGAAGCATTTTTTAAAACAGTCAGACTATGAAAATACTGGTAGTAGATGATGAGGCAGATGTACAGCCGCTCTTCCAGCAGCGTTTCCGCAAAGAAATAAAAAACCACGAGATCGATTTTGATTTTGCCCAGTCGGGCGAAGAAGCGCTGGCCTACCTCGAAGGGCATCACTCCGAAGTGGTGCTGATACTGTCCGACATCAACATGCCGGGAATGAGCGGCATTGAGCTGCTGTCGAAAATAAGGCACGACTACAGTGCGCCGCCGCCGGTGGTTATGATGATAACGGCCTATGGCGACGAAGAGAACCACAGGCAGGCAATGGAAAAGGGAGCCAACGACTTCCTGACCAAGCCGCTGGACTTTAATTTATTGAAAGACAAACTTAAACACCTTGAACTATAATGGCGAAGATACTGGTTGTTGATGATGAGGCCGACCTGGAAGTGCTGGTGAAGCAAAAGTTCCGAAAGAAGATACGTGAGAATATTTATGAATTCGTGTTTGCGCAAAATGGTGAAGAGGCGCTGCAAAAATTACAGGAACACCCCGACCTCGACATTATACTGAGCGATATCAACATGCCGGTAATGGACGGGCTTACGCTGCTGTCGCATCTGCCGGAAGCTAATCCTGCGGTAAAGGCCGTTGTGGTTTCAGCCTACGGCGACCTGCAGAACATACGTGCGGCCATGAACCGCGGGGCGTTCGACTTTGTGGTAAAGCCTGTCGATTTTGAAGACCTTGAGCTTACCATGGAAAAAACCATCGAGCACGTGCGCCAGATACAGCAAACCATCAAAGCCATCAAAGAAAACAACATCCTAAAGATGTATGTAGATGAGAATGTGCTCAACTTTATGAACAATAAGGAATTTGAGAACACCCTGCTAAAAAACGAAATGCTGGAAGCCAGCGTGCTTTTCGTAGACGTATGTGGTTTTACAGCCCTTACCGAACAGATCCCGGCTAATGAAGTGGTAAAACTTCTTAACAGCCTTTTTGATAAGATCGTAAAAGAGGTGATAGCACAGGGAGGCCACGTGGATAAATTCATGGGCGATGCCGTAATGGCGGTATTCCGTGGCGATTACCATCTGGACCGCGCTATAGATGCCGCGCTTGCCATCCGCCAGGCCATCGCAGCAAGCGAAGAGATACAGGCAGGGGATAAAGCCTACAAGGCCGCAATATCGATAGGTGTCAATTCGGGTGAAATGGTTTCCGGCAACATCGGCTCCGAATCGTTGAAAAGGCTTGATTATACTGTCATAGGCGATGCCGTAAATCTGGCACAGCGCCTGCAAGCAGCAGCAAAGCCCGGGCAGATACTCATTACCGAGCAGGTGTACAACCGGGCTAAAGAATCATTCAACTGCGGGCCGGTAGGTGAGTTCACACTAAAAAACAAGGCCAATCCCGTAATGACGTATGAGGTTATAGATTAATTTTTTTCTAAAAATATAGTCTAAGAGTTCTGTCACTGCGAGGAGGAACGACGAAGCAGTCTTTCAATTCAGGCAATATTGTGACCTTGGAAAGATTGCTTCGTCGTTTCTCCCTGTACCGCAGGCAGGCTCGCAAAGACGGTGCGTGAAGATAATAAAGAAAAGCCCGAAGTTGATGAGCTTCGGGCTTTGTTATGTCTTGAAACGAAAATAATATCGGTTTACGACTCCCCTCTCCTCCGGAGAGGGGCCGGGGGTGAGGCCCTCTAATGCCTCGCCTTCCTGCTCAATATCCCGCCCGCAGCTTCCTTGATGATATTAGTAAACACGAACGCTTTAGGGTCAATTTCGTGTACCATATTGTTTAGCCTGCGTAATTCCATGCGGGTTACTACGGTGAATACGATATCGCAATCCTGGCTGATGTCATAGCTCTCTTTCATAAAGCCCCTTTCGCCTTTATAAATGGTGATGCCGCGGCCCAGGCGCATAACTAATGCTTCCTTTATCTTCTCGCTTTCGCCTGATATGATGGTCACGCCGGTGTACTCCTCAAGCCCCTCGACGACAAAGTTGATGGTCTTGGAGGCAGTATAATAGGTGAGGATGGAATACAATGCCGTTGGCAGCCCCAGCTCTACAGCCGCTACAAGGAATATGATGATATTGATACCCAGTATGATCTCGCTGGTGGTAAAGCTGATGCGTTTGCCCGTATATAATGCCAGTATCTCAACGCCATCCAGTGCATAGCCGCCCCGCATGGCCAGCCCGATACCGATGCCCATAAATACCCCGCCAAATATTGATACCAACAGCTTATCGGAAGTGATTTGTGGATAATCGATATAATACAGGCAGAGTCCAAGACCGATAATAGCCGTCATGGTGCGCAGGGCAAAATTGCGGTTCACCTGGAAAGCCGCCATGATCACGAACGGTATGTTGGCCAGTATGATCACATATGGGATATCCCAATGGTACAGTTCATGAACCAATAGCGAGATACCGGTCATACCGCCGTCGAAAAATTTGTTAGGTACTAAAAAGCCCTTTAGCGCGAAACCGCAAAAAAGGATGCCGGCCACAGCATAGGCAATATCGACAAGGTTACTTTTAGAGTAGAGTTGCTTCATTTTATAGTTTCGCTTTCAGCGTGTTTAAATTCTCTTCTTTTTTGGCACTTCGCAATGCAACAGACGTTGGTGTAAAAAAGCGGTGGTTCTCCAGGAATTTTACCTGTATGGCATCCCACTCTTTTTCGTCGGCAATCACTCCGGCGTGCAGCATTTCGTGGTACAGTTTTTCGCCGGTCGCAAAAAAATCGTCACGGCCAAGGTAATCCAGGTCGGCATCACAAATGATCTGTTCCGCCAGCGAGCCGGGATTTTGCGGCAGCTGCGTTGCCATAATAATGCGGCATATTTCGTCAATATCCTCCACGTTATAACCATAACCGGGCAGTACTTCGCGGGCAATTTCGCAGGAGCGGTCCTCATGCTGCACCCTTTGGTACAAATACCCCGCATCATGGTAAACAGCGGCAACCAGCAGCAGTTCCAGCATCCTGCCGGTAAGGCCTTCCTGTTTCGCAATGGCTTCGGCACGGCTGTACACATCGAGCGTATGCTCCAGCGTATGGTATTTCAGGTGCTTTGGAAGGTCGTTCCGCAGCTTATCCAGCATATAGGCGCATTCGGGTCGCTGTAGCATACAATTGGTTATTGGTTGCTAAGATATAAAAGAACTCGTTTAAACTTTTTTGATTGAAGCGAAAAATAAAGATTTTTGTTTCAAATTTTAGCTTTTTTGCACTGCATAGCAGGGCTACGGAGTAAAAAAACAGATGAAATTTGGGGCAAAAAGATAATTTTACAGCCAATCAGAAAAAGTTTAAAGGAGTTCTCGATTAATTTTCAACAGAAACAGGTACTACAACGTTGGAGTGCTGTTGTTTATGCCGAAGGCAAACGTAAAAGAGAATGTAAACTCTATATTTGTAAAGTAAACAAACTACAAATGAAGAAACTAATCGCTTTGGCCTGCTTCCTACTGGCCGTTGTTAATGCTGCCAATGCACAGGAGCTCAAGTCGCCAAATGGTGCCTTTACCATGAAATTTTCGCTTCAGGCGGGAGGTGTGCCTACGTATAGCCTGGTCTATAAGGGAAAAGACGTAATAAAGGC
Above is a genomic segment from Flavobacterium album containing:
- a CDS encoding adenylate/guanylate cyclase domain-containing protein — protein: MAKILVVDDEADLEVLVKQKFRKKIRENIYEFVFAQNGEEALQKLQEHPDLDIILSDINMPVMDGLTLLSHLPEANPAVKAVVVSAYGDLQNIRAAMNRGAFDFVVKPVDFEDLELTMEKTIEHVRQIQQTIKAIKENNILKMYVDENVLNFMNNKEFENTLLKNEMLEASVLFVDVCGFTALTEQIPANEVVKLLNSLFDKIVKEVIAQGGHVDKFMGDAVMAVFRGDYHLDRAIDAALAIRQAIAASEEIQAGDKAYKAAISIGVNSGEMVSGNIGSESLKRLDYTVIGDAVNLAQRLQAAAKPGQILITEQVYNRAKESFNCGPVGEFTLKNKANPVMTYEVID
- a CDS encoding response regulator; translation: MKILVVDDEADVQPLFQQRFRKEIKNHEIDFDFAQSGEEALAYLEGHHSEVVLILSDINMPGMSGIELLSKIRHDYSAPPPVVMMITAYGDEENHRQAMEKGANDFLTKPLDFNLLKDKLKHLEL
- a CDS encoding two-component regulator propeller domain-containing protein; protein product: MKHLYYLIFALVFTIAAHSQAKKAAFEYITMEDGLPENRITALLQDKKGYIWMGTQNGLVRHDGYTTKVYEFRTSSKIDFYYINCVFEDSKGIIWVGTEYVGLFRYDVAHDKFVLADMGKGVDLKKKSIKSITEDSQGTIWLITKNENNESSPGSEHNNDLYKYDPAAKNTIPFGAVYKGKNNIDAQTFNVMTEDSRGKLWLGTDNGLYSYDKKQQKFVREIKKGTSNVGDVWHIVESPTKKGELWLANQGFVNSGGGVTRLNTSTKALKNYLRSDGLGSDTIFTIYKDRHKRLWAGTMNGISLIDTKTGAIKNYFPADSGPANRGYGGVVVGMAETPDDKMWIVGPVGIMQFDIKTKTFTRYTTKSGNARGLEHFSLNYTLPPLMDRSGTLYVATLDLGLLRLNNQKSNYTFLKDDYEAEKGYKGGTVYKVAQGKDSIYWLATKNGIIKWDRKANTFETVPDKDSKNAAWNVVVDKNGKIWYTLITGGLYSYDPATGAVETFRNDPNDPKSLPANNAYTLLCDSKGRIWIGTYGAGLCRFDAASRCFVRYPFEKREGNAMIKTDKLDDSNVVSINEDSKGNIWVGTNYGGLNKLDEKTGKFSHYNDRSIGMMCITAFLEDTNGIVWTGSYLHGLFRIDTKTGKIKVYRQEDGLLANNVQGITKDSEGNLWIASERGLTRFNPKTGKFFPLTKANGLPESQFIRPPFKDVNGDFFMVSKRGLVMFNPKNIKPSPIAPATHIQSISYPGKDGGRQETTLYLDGREAPELSYYENRLTFTYIGLHYDNPALNSYRYKLEGYDDAWIEAGTQRSATYTNLSPGTYTFRVKSANADGVWDEKGSSITVTILPPWWRTWWAYALYIVIFGVLLRGYIVYRSRKLKAKNHELEEKVALRTRELNASLESLKTTQSQLIQSEKMASLGELTAGIAHEIQNPLNFVNNFSDVSIELLDEMGEELDKGDVEEAKAIAADVKQNLEKINHHGRRADSIVKGMLQHSRASSGQKEATDINALADEYLRLAYHGLRAKDKSFNAELITRFDENLPKVNIIPQDVGRVLLNLFTNAFYATQEKSKQSQFSDAPYKPAVTVTTQQKGNSIEIIVKDNGTGIPDAIKDKILQPFFTTKPTGEGTGLGLSLSYDIVVKGHNGNIAIESEEGVFTTFTITLPI
- a CDS encoding HD domain-containing protein, encoding MLQRPECAYMLDKLRNDLPKHLKYHTLEHTLDVYSRAEAIAKQEGLTGRMLELLLVAAVYHDAGYLYQRVQHEDRSCEIAREVLPGYGYNVEDIDEICRIIMATQLPQNPGSLAEQIICDADLDYLGRDDFFATGEKLYHEMLHAGVIADEKEWDAIQVKFLENHRFFTPTSVALRSAKKEENLNTLKAKL
- a CDS encoding YitT family protein: MKQLYSKSNLVDIAYAVAGILFCGFALKGFLVPNKFFDGGMTGISLLVHELYHWDIPYVIILANIPFVIMAAFQVNRNFALRTMTAIIGLGLCLYYIDYPQITSDKLLVSIFGGVFMGIGIGLAMRGGYALDGVEILALYTGKRISFTTSEIILGINIIIFLVAAVELGLPTALYSILTYYTASKTINFVVEGLEEYTGVTIISGESEKIKEALVMRLGRGITIYKGERGFMKESYDISQDCDIVFTVVTRMELRRLNNMVHEIDPKAFVFTNIIKEAAGGILSRKARH
- a CDS encoding sensor histidine kinase → MKRYLIYLIVLFALPVFAQDEWPAPVILNDSLPLYRELDEENWQQVNTWEKEVGFKDVLTPKYSGWFKPPESAITNFQVKSHVWVRYRLKNTSAHALIITFSARHTKEHIYISKKGKWQHFKSGDMVSWSDRDGLKDLLEVPYTLEPGEEIKVYQNFGDVTFWSSPTPRIGNYLKIIDRYYKDAPNYTSEDVIAFGFFGFMIFGVIFNLFFYYVNREKVYLVFAFMLISSAFLMAENVFSSLAFDELRSAYPFFLAATITFFIIMLLHTVRFFFRVNIHFPGWDKFLVYFSVYIGISGALIYLCILNRWVVLLMIIIGITSLAGFVFIIAAIVMIISLLRKKDKEARLFVIAAMPFILSPVLDLILPFDFNWTIATCGMWTILVLSWGMFARFKSLQTANARAALEREEERNRLIAQQKQELEELVKERTAELEHSLENLKQTQNQLIQSEKMASLGELTAGIAHEIQNPLNFVNNFSDVSIELLDEMEEELDKGDLAEVKAISGDIKQNLEKIMHHGKRADSIVKGMLQHSRASSGQKEPTDINILADEYLRLAYHGLRAKDKSFNADLITHFEEGLPKVSIIPQDVGRVLLNLFTNAFYATQQKQKSLLNDKQGEAIAYKPTLMVTTLQKGNSVEIIVKDNGTGIPDAIKDKILQPFFTTKPTGEGTGLGLSLSYDIIVKGHGGTIDIQSEEGEGSEFTVALPAGGS